The following coding sequences lie in one Candidatus Eremiobacterota bacterium genomic window:
- a CDS encoding copper amine oxidase N-terminal domain-containing protein: protein MKRLSTGLLAAFIVTLCGLNAVAASSTATQGNNGNSVAQMGSAPPADFGSPPSGQIPILYNDHHVYTKPDILKQGRVLAALVRGGTILIPLRSMFEQMGATVSWDAGSQTATVSKAGAEVKVTVNKPEVMINGESRPLDVPPMIYQGVVLVPVRVISEGMGAYVEWVPDRHIVVVRYLPATPPPSPAPPPSAAPPPPPPPPPPPTPKPLLGEAFVAGDYIFSPTVYDEFNPGSHSNGGNGGYAIRGGGEFSLGSIPFMLEGSYERWPYPHNCTTVGGVYQANCYVTNIGGGGSSPVVTNTNLYDQDADARFAVRVLQPRIYIGVGYLWVSNNYGYPNLNGVGFGGEKLPDLNHFFSFFGSVWYYPSVNGTATFNIENPYPSTGFTSHSLPLQYNILKYQAGITIALGNTPLFVEGGWMGDSWTNKENAPINRSYNGPFAGLGFRFLYP from the coding sequence GTGAAACGACTGAGCACCGGACTACTCGCAGCGTTCATCGTAACGCTCTGCGGGTTGAACGCGGTTGCCGCTTCGTCGACCGCGACGCAAGGAAACAATGGAAACAGCGTCGCGCAGATGGGCTCGGCTCCGCCGGCGGATTTTGGTTCACCGCCGTCCGGCCAGATACCAATCCTCTATAACGACCACCACGTTTACACCAAGCCCGACATCTTAAAGCAAGGGCGCGTTTTGGCTGCTCTCGTCAGAGGGGGCACGATCCTAATTCCGCTGCGCTCGATGTTCGAACAGATGGGCGCGACGGTTTCGTGGGACGCCGGATCGCAAACCGCTACGGTTTCGAAAGCCGGCGCTGAGGTCAAGGTTACCGTAAACAAGCCCGAGGTCATGATCAATGGTGAGTCGCGTCCGTTGGACGTGCCGCCGATGATCTATCAAGGCGTCGTGCTCGTACCGGTACGCGTCATTTCAGAAGGTATGGGCGCATACGTTGAGTGGGTTCCCGACCGGCATATCGTCGTCGTGCGGTATCTCCCCGCGACGCCGCCGCCGAGCCCGGCACCCCCGCCGTCCGCCGCACCGCCGCCGCCACCACCGCCGCCACCGCCGCCGACGCCCAAGCCGCTGCTTGGCGAGGCGTTCGTTGCCGGTGACTACATTTTCTCGCCAACCGTCTACGACGAGTTCAATCCGGGCAGCCATAGCAATGGCGGCAACGGGGGCTACGCCATACGCGGAGGCGGAGAGTTCAGTCTCGGCAGCATCCCGTTCATGCTCGAAGGCTCGTACGAGCGTTGGCCGTATCCGCACAACTGTACGACCGTCGGAGGCGTTTATCAGGCAAACTGCTACGTCACCAACATCGGTGGCGGCGGCAGCTCGCCGGTGGTGACGAATACCAACCTCTACGACCAAGATGCAGACGCTCGCTTTGCGGTGCGCGTCCTGCAGCCGCGCATTTACATCGGCGTCGGCTACCTCTGGGTCTCGAACAACTACGGATATCCGAATCTGAACGGCGTTGGCTTCGGCGGCGAGAAGCTACCGGATCTCAACCACTTCTTCTCGTTCTTCGGCAGCGTTTGGTACTATCCGAGCGTTAACGGAACGGCGACGTTCAATATCGAGAATCCGTACCCCAGCACCGGCTTTACCTCGCACTCCTTACCGCTCCAGTACAACATACTGAAGTATCAAGCCGGTATCACGATCGCACTCGGAAACACCCCCCTCTTCGTCGAGGGCGGATGGATGGGCGATAGCTGGACCAACAAGGAGAACGCCCCAATCAACCGGAGCTATAACGGGCCCTTCGCAGGACTCGGATTTAGGTTCCTCTACCCCTAA
- a CDS encoding MFS transporter, with protein sequence MGISLQARTIELAPASAVIAYGRLATAGAAVAAIVQILIGFWSDARRRRGSRRIEFYAIGGIAGAAALVSFYDARTLTALAISFVALQAALNVAIGPFQAIIPDFVERNRIGVASSWMAALQSAGNAVGALAAAFVNNARALGSALSALLLVTCAVTSGHARQLSLCDSGDARQPLRVTRPFVDLFISRALIYVGFYTLLGYLLFYVEAVLGATALTDARRLTGILIVSFTLIGAAGAALAARPSDRLDKRLVATAGAAGFIIALGLFIGAQGIGVAVAATLVAGLGWGIFLVADWAIACRVLPPGAMARGMGIWNLAVVLPQIVAPALTTAVLEHLKLGTGSQATRVAFGLALGETLGGIAWLWRLSRCAIGE encoded by the coding sequence TTGGGCATATCCCTGCAGGCGCGCACCATCGAGTTAGCACCGGCGAGTGCGGTCATCGCGTACGGCCGTCTCGCAACCGCGGGCGCTGCGGTCGCCGCGATCGTGCAGATCCTCATTGGTTTCTGGTCCGATGCGCGCAGACGCCGCGGCAGCCGGCGTATCGAGTTCTACGCCATCGGCGGGATCGCAGGAGCCGCTGCGCTGGTGTCGTTTTACGACGCTCGTACTCTGACGGCGCTCGCGATATCGTTCGTCGCGCTTCAGGCGGCGTTGAACGTTGCAATCGGGCCGTTTCAGGCCATCATTCCGGATTTCGTAGAGCGCAACCGCATCGGCGTCGCCTCGTCGTGGATGGCCGCCCTGCAATCGGCGGGTAATGCGGTCGGGGCGCTCGCCGCCGCTTTCGTCAACAACGCTCGAGCGCTAGGGTCGGCGCTGAGCGCCCTGCTGCTCGTGACCTGCGCGGTGACGTCAGGACACGCGCGACAACTCTCCCTTTGCGATTCGGGCGATGCCCGGCAGCCGCTGCGTGTCACTCGGCCGTTCGTCGATCTTTTCATCTCGCGTGCGCTGATCTACGTGGGCTTTTACACACTGCTCGGCTACCTGTTGTTTTACGTTGAAGCGGTGTTGGGAGCGACGGCGCTCACCGACGCCCGCCGCCTGACCGGCATCTTGATCGTCAGCTTCACGTTGATCGGCGCCGCCGGCGCGGCGCTCGCGGCCCGGCCGAGCGACAGGCTCGATAAACGCCTCGTCGCGACGGCGGGCGCCGCGGGGTTCATCATCGCCTTGGGGCTCTTCATTGGAGCTCAGGGTATCGGGGTGGCGGTGGCGGCCACACTGGTGGCCGGACTGGGCTGGGGGATCTTCTTGGTGGCCGACTGGGCCATCGCGTGCCGCGTTCTTCCACCCGGCGCGATGGCGCGGGGCATGGGGATCTGGAATCTGGCGGTCGTCCTTCCTCAGATCGTGGCCCCAGCCCTCACGACCGCCGTTTTGGAGCATCTCAAGCTTGGGACTGGAAGCCAGGCGACTCGGGTGGCCTTTGGGTTGGCTCTTGGTGAGACTTTAGGAGGCATCGCCTGGCTGTGGCGTTTATCACGTTGCGCAATCGGGGAATAA